In Thermococcus camini, a genomic segment contains:
- a CDS encoding cysteine protease, translating into MKAKVVTSAMLALLLVVSIAGYAGAFEKGGMGKLEYKVYSKDQVMSGAYKVYGNPKLDFWATKTVLTNDGKGTIKNIRIKYSIDNYAPETERRYPLLLPGETIVDLYYPILSSDVTRLSASTPSNVRITVTYEVNGETREESVTKPLSILGANDFVFSSLNPEESTGSFYDTFSNAPLLAAWVTPSDPVVREFADLGNKLAGGAGASLSDDEAIKSLSGMWELAVRNGFSYKTEGEGYWTGKFAEHIMFPRDVIRDKSGTCVDLALWFASLAMSQGLKAYIVLIPGHAFPLIELPSGAIIPVEATAINQGVSFQEAVQIGMEKSWKMAMNGPHDIIDVAEEHSNGIVPPELPSLEADILSKWGIGLYAGAGNAGENGANNGGAGGNGGNPGGGNGGDDVGNGGWDSYHGAYFSFNYPANWDTPEDYGGYVYLLSPDGEFEFIVLYSRGASVEDMAQAFEESLVDAGVEITDRQDGEASLMGQSVYAVAYSLRTDYGKYSAAARYFTANGVGFAVIYDFPAGNSEYNQMGEHIVETFNMGG; encoded by the coding sequence ATGAAAGCCAAAGTTGTTACTTCCGCGATGCTGGCCCTTCTTCTCGTGGTCTCGATAGCCGGCTACGCCGGGGCCTTCGAGAAGGGCGGCATGGGAAAGCTTGAGTACAAGGTATACTCAAAGGACCAGGTAATGTCCGGGGCCTACAAGGTTTACGGCAACCCGAAGCTCGACTTCTGGGCGACGAAGACGGTTCTGACGAACGATGGGAAGGGAACCATAAAGAACATCCGGATAAAGTATTCGATCGACAACTATGCTCCAGAGACCGAGAGGAGATACCCCCTCCTCCTGCCGGGTGAAACCATAGTCGACCTCTACTACCCCATCCTTTCGAGTGACGTCACCCGTTTATCGGCCTCAACCCCATCAAACGTACGTATAACCGTGACCTACGAGGTGAACGGTGAAACAAGAGAGGAGAGCGTTACAAAGCCCCTTTCAATACTTGGAGCCAATGACTTCGTCTTTTCCTCGCTCAACCCCGAAGAGAGCACGGGGAGCTTCTACGACACCTTCAGCAACGCCCCGCTTCTTGCTGCGTGGGTAACGCCAAGTGACCCCGTTGTCAGAGAATTCGCTGACCTCGGCAACAAGCTGGCCGGAGGTGCGGGGGCAAGCTTGAGCGACGATGAGGCGATAAAAAGCCTCAGCGGCATGTGGGAGCTCGCCGTGAGAAACGGTTTCTCCTACAAGACCGAGGGGGAAGGCTACTGGACGGGCAAGTTTGCAGAGCACATAATGTTTCCGAGGGACGTGATTCGGGACAAGAGCGGAACCTGCGTTGACCTGGCCCTCTGGTTCGCCTCCCTGGCGATGTCCCAAGGACTCAAGGCGTACATAGTCCTCATACCAGGGCACGCCTTCCCGCTGATAGAACTGCCCAGCGGCGCCATAATACCCGTTGAGGCAACCGCCATAAACCAAGGGGTTTCATTCCAGGAAGCCGTCCAGATCGGCATGGAGAAGAGCTGGAAGATGGCAATGAACGGCCCGCACGACATCATAGACGTCGCGGAGGAACACTCCAACGGAATAGTCCCGCCGGAGCTTCCATCCCTCGAGGCGGATATCCTCTCAAAGTGGGGAATAGGCCTGTACGCTGGAGCGGGCAACGCGGGTGAAAACGGGGCAAACAACGGGGGCGCCGGTGGAAACGGAGGGAACCCCGGAGGTGGAAACGGCGGAGATGATGTCGGAAACGGTGGATGGGACTCCTACCACGGCGCCTATTTCTCATTCAACTATCCGGCCAACTGGGACACGCCGGAAGACTACGGCGGCTACGTCTATCTCCTGAGCCCCGACGGGGAATTCGAGTTTATCGTTCTCTACTCCCGGGGGGCGAGCGTTGAAGACATGGCCCAGGCCTTCGAGGAAAGTCTGGTAGATGCAGGGGTCGAGATAACAGACCGCCAGGATGGCGAGGCGAGCTTGATGGGCCAGAGTGTGTACGCGGTAGCGTATAGCCTTAGAACGGACTACGGGAAATACTCCGCCGCTGCGAGGTATTTCACGGCAAACGGGGTTGGCTTCGCTGTTATCTACGATTTCCCTGCCGGAAACAGCGAGTACAACCAGATGGGCGAACACATCGTAGAAACGTTCAACATGGGGGGATGA
- a CDS encoding ATP-binding protein codes for MNVEELKRVLADQWDTLSRKLERENIVGRELKGRILASFSPTAHIITGPRRSGKSVLSATLPGRPLYVNFEDPAMAGFAIGDYRRLMQAGYELFGQFDYVVLDEVQEVEGWERMVSVLRDDYPTVVTGSNARLLSREFATYLTGRYLSYTLLPFSFREFLTYRKIEPDVKTTRDEALIKRALTEYIERGGFPEALHFGREYLINLYNDIITRDVIVRYGVRNVRELKEVAFYLFSNFAGRFTYSKTKNALGIGNIETVKNYVEYLESAYLIFELPKFSFKPKEVVRSDKKVYAVDTGMLNAVLPKVSENIGRLMENAVFLELLRFKYYRRPGLELYHYRDAKGEVDFVVRDKGETELIQVTYASGEDEVASREVENLFRVMKLFRVKTGTLVTWDYSGEIRRDRLTVKAVPLWRWLLNFCVKLFNPKRNFQQVNAN; via the coding sequence ATGAACGTTGAAGAACTCAAGAGAGTATTAGCTGATCAGTGGGATACCCTGAGCAGGAAGCTTGAGCGGGAGAACATCGTCGGGAGAGAACTGAAGGGGAGGATCCTTGCTAGCTTCAGCCCAACGGCTCACATAATAACCGGGCCGAGGCGCTCCGGAAAATCCGTTCTCTCGGCGACCCTTCCCGGCAGACCCCTCTATGTAAACTTTGAGGATCCTGCGATGGCGGGTTTCGCGATTGGGGACTATAGGAGGCTTATGCAGGCAGGTTACGAGCTTTTTGGTCAGTTTGATTACGTGGTTCTTGACGAGGTTCAGGAAGTCGAGGGCTGGGAGAGGATGGTTTCGGTTCTTAGGGACGACTATCCAACAGTCGTTACCGGGAGCAATGCCCGGCTTCTTTCACGGGAGTTCGCAACGTATCTGACTGGAAGATACCTGAGCTATACACTCCTGCCGTTTTCGTTCAGGGAGTTTTTAACGTACCGGAAAATTGAGCCGGATGTTAAGACAACGAGAGACGAGGCTCTGATAAAGAGGGCCCTAACGGAGTACATCGAGCGCGGTGGCTTCCCGGAGGCTCTGCACTTCGGCAGGGAGTACCTCATAAATCTCTACAACGATATCATCACGAGGGATGTCATAGTCCGCTATGGCGTTAGAAACGTCCGTGAGCTGAAGGAGGTTGCCTTCTACCTCTTCTCGAACTTCGCCGGACGGTTTACATACAGCAAGACAAAGAACGCCCTCGGAATCGGCAACATCGAGACGGTGAAGAACTACGTTGAGTACCTTGAATCCGCCTACCTGATTTTTGAGCTTCCCAAGTTCTCCTTCAAGCCCAAAGAGGTCGTGAGGAGCGATAAGAAGGTCTACGCAGTTGACACGGGAATGCTCAATGCGGTCCTTCCAAAGGTTTCGGAAAACATCGGTAGGCTCATGGAGAATGCAGTCTTTCTTGAACTCCTGCGGTTCAAATATTACAGGAGACCCGGCCTTGAACTTTACCATTATCGGGACGCTAAGGGCGAGGTGGACTTTGTTGTTAGGGATAAAGGGGAGACCGAACTCATACAGGTTACGTATGCCTCGGGTGAGGATGAGGTAGCTTCAAGGGAAGTGGAAAACCTTTTCAGGGTTATGAAACTGTTCCGTGTGAAAACTGGAACGCTCGTGACGTGGGATTACTCCGGTGAGATAAGGCGAGACCGCCTAACTGTTAAGGCCGTTCCGCTTTGGAGGTGGCTTTTAAATTTTTGCGTCAAACTTTTTAATCCCAAACGCAACTTTCAACAGGTGAATGCCAATTGA
- a CDS encoding S16 family serine protease, whose amino-acid sequence MKRTAAVLLIVLLVLPFAGFAAAQCPEEGHTVVLKAPAVSKTSSGELVGVATDFVITVAPGTGHVYVETWPLAEVDMQASARLAAQIAGKVLGVDMDKYDVFIQIKADSPIIGGPSAGGTMTVGIIAALEGWKVNPKVMMTGMINPDGTIGPVGGILEKASAAHDVGANVFLIPEGQRVQYVQETQKKEIGGIVEINTQTKKVDVVDYAKERWGLTVIEIKDIYDAVYYFTGHRIPRPETPSYVSVDTSFLRDDALSDYDNTTAYYRETLGKLKDSDVGYATYTTLMEALNQASAVLNQSREAIDDGMYYTALSKDFQARIMIRHVDWYLDVKSQDDVQRLLKTAGNRINASESTVSGITIKGVTMLQAIAAAEERVEQAKGLLEEAWKYYYSGDYWDAVGDAAYAYERAKTAEFWAHLGERFAGNDEISREVVKATARDYIDESSLIVTYIESMYGTVGGDLSQSIQQAEQYYEDGKYSAALFTAMEARVRAQVFLDTLGIENRSVLMDKMKAMKDDAKTAIGVAQSQGVTPVLAMAYYEFAESYEKSAEGNGSIEDMQTAMIFYQYARETAGLFLSAPSQQTPLPQDNSTDVPQIIIPTGASTPTDGSPSARSEGTSEGFPAAVLAAAAVGAFLVGALIGRKL is encoded by the coding sequence ATGAAACGAACAGCAGCCGTGCTTCTCATAGTCCTGCTGGTTCTTCCGTTCGCAGGATTTGCAGCGGCCCAGTGCCCAGAAGAGGGACACACGGTTGTTCTGAAGGCACCGGCAGTCTCAAAGACTTCCAGCGGGGAGCTCGTCGGAGTGGCCACCGACTTCGTGATAACAGTTGCACCCGGGACCGGACACGTCTACGTGGAGACCTGGCCCCTGGCGGAGGTCGATATGCAGGCCAGCGCGAGACTTGCCGCTCAGATAGCTGGCAAGGTTCTCGGCGTGGACATGGACAAGTACGACGTCTTCATTCAGATAAAAGCCGATTCTCCAATCATCGGCGGGCCCTCCGCGGGAGGAACCATGACCGTCGGAATAATCGCGGCCCTCGAGGGATGGAAGGTCAATCCAAAGGTCATGATGACGGGAATGATAAACCCCGACGGCACCATCGGCCCGGTTGGTGGAATACTGGAGAAGGCATCCGCCGCCCACGACGTCGGGGCCAACGTGTTCCTCATCCCCGAGGGACAGCGGGTTCAGTACGTTCAGGAAACCCAGAAGAAGGAGATAGGGGGCATAGTTGAGATAAACACCCAGACGAAGAAGGTGGATGTGGTAGATTACGCAAAAGAGCGCTGGGGTCTGACGGTTATTGAGATAAAGGACATATATGACGCCGTTTACTACTTCACAGGGCACAGGATACCGAGGCCCGAGACCCCCTCCTACGTCAGCGTTGATACGTCATTCCTCAGAGACGACGCTCTGAGCGACTACGACAACACCACCGCATACTACAGGGAGACCCTCGGGAAGCTCAAGGACAGCGACGTGGGCTACGCGACGTACACCACTCTGATGGAGGCCCTGAACCAGGCCAGTGCAGTTCTCAACCAGTCCAGGGAAGCGATCGATGATGGCATGTACTACACCGCACTAAGCAAGGACTTCCAGGCAAGGATAATGATACGGCACGTTGACTGGTACCTGGACGTGAAGTCCCAGGACGATGTTCAGAGGCTCCTCAAGACAGCCGGGAACCGGATAAACGCGTCGGAAAGCACCGTCTCCGGGATAACCATAAAGGGCGTCACGATGCTCCAGGCAATAGCTGCCGCGGAGGAGAGGGTGGAGCAGGCCAAGGGGCTGCTTGAGGAAGCGTGGAAGTACTACTACAGCGGCGACTACTGGGACGCCGTGGGCGATGCGGCATACGCCTACGAGAGGGCCAAAACTGCAGAGTTCTGGGCGCACCTCGGGGAGAGGTTCGCCGGAAACGACGAGATAAGCAGGGAGGTCGTCAAGGCCACAGCGAGGGACTACATAGATGAGTCCAGCCTCATCGTCACCTACATCGAGTCGATGTACGGCACCGTTGGGGGCGACCTGAGTCAGAGCATCCAGCAGGCGGAACAGTACTATGAGGACGGCAAGTACTCGGCGGCACTGTTCACGGCAATGGAGGCACGCGTGAGGGCGCAGGTCTTCCTCGACACGCTGGGTATAGAAAACAGGAGCGTGCTGATGGACAAAATGAAGGCCATGAAGGACGACGCTAAGACGGCCATAGGAGTGGCCCAAAGCCAGGGTGTCACGCCAGTCCTCGCAATGGCCTACTACGAGTTCGCCGAGAGCTACGAGAAGAGCGCCGAGGGTAACGGAAGTATCGAAGACATGCAGACTGCGATGATATTCTACCAGTATGCCAGGGAAACCGCCGGCCTCTTCCTCAGCGCTCCGTCCCAGCAGACCCCACTGCCCCAGGACAACTCAACCGACGTACCCCAGATAATCATACCAACCGGCGCGTCCACTCCGACCGATGGCTCCCCCAGTGCCCGGTCGGAAGGTACGTCTGAGGGATTCCCCGCCGCGGTTCTGGCGGCAGCGGCGGTGGGGGCGTTCCTAGTCGGTGCGCTGATTGGAAGAAAGCTCTGA
- a CDS encoding fumarate hydratase — MIDAVVEAIRLAVTRIPDDVVLALREAYEREESKIARFNLRNILKAIEIGKIESIPVCQDTGTVTFFVEAGVESPYLGGLRDLLTEATRRATHEIPLRPNAVDVLTGRNSGDNTGRDVPLIHWELVPGDAIRIAVLPKGGGSENCSALAMLTPSEGWEGLKRFVVEHVKACGGKPCPPIVLGIGVGGSADYALLLAKKALLRKVGERNPDRRIARIEAELREEVNSLGIGPMRMGGKTTALDVKVEVAHRHPASFPLGLVVQCWANRRAFIEIEPDGRAVIRG; from the coding sequence TTGATTGATGCCGTCGTCGAGGCGATAAGGCTGGCCGTCACGAGGATTCCCGATGATGTCGTTTTGGCCCTCAGGGAGGCTTACGAGCGAGAGGAGAGCAAAATAGCGCGCTTCAACCTCAGGAACATTCTCAAGGCCATAGAGATTGGTAAAATCGAGTCCATTCCCGTCTGCCAGGACACGGGCACGGTGACCTTCTTCGTCGAGGCCGGCGTTGAGAGTCCCTACCTCGGTGGACTCAGAGACCTGCTCACCGAGGCTACGAGGAGGGCAACTCATGAGATTCCCCTCCGGCCAAACGCCGTCGACGTCCTTACCGGAAGGAACTCCGGCGACAACACGGGCAGGGACGTTCCCCTAATCCACTGGGAGCTTGTTCCGGGGGATGCGATAAGGATAGCGGTTCTTCCCAAGGGAGGGGGAAGCGAGAACTGCTCTGCTCTGGCTATGCTGACTCCCTCCGAGGGCTGGGAGGGACTAAAGCGCTTCGTCGTCGAGCACGTTAAGGCCTGCGGCGGGAAGCCCTGTCCTCCGATTGTCCTGGGGATAGGCGTTGGTGGTAGTGCGGATTATGCGTTGCTCCTGGCCAAAAAGGCCCTGCTGAGAAAAGTGGGGGAAAGGAATCCAGATAGGAGAATAGCGAGGATCGAGGCCGAGCTCCGGGAGGAGGTCAACTCCCTGGGAATAGGTCCGATGAGAATGGGCGGGAAAACAACCGCCCTGGACGTCAAGGTAGAGGTCGCCCACAGGCACCCCGCGAGCTTTCCCCTTGGCTTGGTCGTCCAGTGCTGGGCCAACAGGAGGGCGTTCATCGAGATAGAGCCCGACGGGAGGGCTGTAATCAGGGGTTAG
- a CDS encoding M20 family metallopeptidase, translating into MEFDLLKELVSISSPFGKEEEISRFIASFLEEHGFDVELLPVEGFGSDVVAYLPGRSYTVVLNGHMDTVNLSPGWTKNPKGELEGDRFYGLGSADMKAGLAALLAAFVEMAELPRKERPTVIFTAVVDEEGYSRGAWELIRSGRLDKADVVLVAEPTNERLMLGARGRFVVQVEVFGKKAHAARPHEGLNAIEELGRFVGSLWKIRFRNHRKLGVGSYCTLRIEGSADGLSVPDYARAIIDRHIVIGEDWERVSSELLNLAERVKLKGDIRISKFERPTPDMLPYVVRENDRFVNIFKSAHRTVLGGEPEIIYGRSVGDFNYFGTYLNKPTLVYGPVGGNWHGSDEWVSVESLERVKRVYVEFLKALV; encoded by the coding sequence ATGGAATTTGACCTCCTGAAGGAGCTGGTGTCCATCAGCTCCCCGTTTGGAAAAGAGGAGGAAATCTCCAGATTCATCGCCTCGTTTCTCGAGGAGCACGGCTTTGACGTGGAGCTCCTTCCGGTTGAGGGCTTTGGGAGCGACGTGGTAGCCTATCTTCCTGGAAGGAGCTACACCGTCGTTTTGAACGGCCACATGGATACCGTCAACCTATCCCCCGGCTGGACGAAGAACCCCAAGGGCGAGCTGGAAGGCGACCGCTTTTACGGCCTGGGAAGTGCGGATATGAAGGCGGGCCTTGCGGCGCTCCTGGCTGCGTTCGTTGAGATGGCGGAGCTTCCCCGGAAGGAGCGGCCCACCGTGATCTTCACCGCAGTCGTCGATGAGGAGGGCTACTCCAGGGGTGCCTGGGAACTGATACGAAGCGGGAGACTGGATAAGGCTGACGTTGTTCTTGTCGCCGAGCCGACGAACGAGAGGCTCATGCTCGGTGCGAGGGGGCGCTTCGTTGTTCAGGTGGAGGTCTTCGGGAAGAAGGCTCACGCGGCGAGGCCACACGAGGGGCTCAACGCCATAGAGGAGCTGGGGAGGTTCGTCGGCTCACTCTGGAAGATACGCTTCAGGAACCACAGAAAGCTTGGGGTTGGCTCTTACTGCACCCTCCGTATTGAGGGCTCCGCCGACGGCCTGAGCGTCCCGGACTACGCCAGGGCAATAATAGACAGGCACATAGTCATCGGCGAGGACTGGGAGAGGGTTAGCTCAGAGCTTCTCAACCTCGCGGAGAGGGTAAAGCTGAAGGGGGACATCAGGATCTCGAAGTTTGAGAGGCCGACGCCCGATATGCTTCCATACGTCGTCAGGGAGAACGACCGCTTTGTGAACATCTTCAAGTCCGCCCACAGGACCGTCCTTGGCGGGGAGCCCGAGATAATCTACGGCCGGAGCGTGGGGGACTTCAACTACTTTGGAACTTACCTCAACAAGCCGACCCTGGTTTATGGACCTGTCGGGGGCAACTGGCACGGGAGCGACGAGTGGGTGAGCGTTGAATCCCTGGAGAGGGTAAAGCGCGTCTACGTTGAATTCCTGAAGGCGCTTGTTTAA
- a CDS encoding ArsR family transcriptional regulator, which translates to MNFSNDVSVLKSILSETNLQIISLLRTDSLNTREIARLLQKDETQISRGLRGLERMGIVEGRWVRLRGRNVKLYSLKCDEFSVRFTAGGVEVVMGETVYHRPQPLPASSAPEVENFVGRDEELKLLKGSSPVVAVFGIAGIGKSSLVARAFDDAFWYSMDGSESLEYIAWRMALHLNMKGFPELIEYLRAGGRDTKSIKGLILEGIEETRSVIVFEDVHKCTDGEIESFLRFLSSRVERGKLVLISREKPRVDYERVLFIHLRGLKVEESHRLLSLRIPGITPEEAVRLHHLTLGHPLLLALAAEARGVAGDRTSLFEYLLGEIYEKLDERERLVLQVLALFDEPVELSALKRMTYGSAFLVLYSLLNKGLVERKGESYYLHDLLRAFIREISEVDEKSHYREYISYLLEKNTARDFLTAFKYAIRLGDEEMIADITELRIRRLWRVALDFPTAYMRLLRKVEDSPYAKKEMARLYFNRGFFERALGLWHKALEDIEGDFHRFDVLMMLVDVHCEMGNIELAEGTLSELEGIFRSHKDDPYIKLGYYIELTKVRTFKREREKALEGAFKELEAVRSYPEPYPELEALILYHIGYLYVELGELQRALTYYREGLETAKAYSLPFMMNLGYLQMGIVQYYLRNFNEATGNAGKAAEYFLGVRNYRRALDALFRLTVSLMGLGEYGKAENQAKKMAEITQSTNYPLGWTAYLLIGILRELRGEDGEQYLETGLEKLRENDYLCRGFFEELTVLFDEKDVNSWLSRGSNP; encoded by the coding sequence GTGAACTTTTCGAACGACGTGTCCGTGCTGAAATCGATTCTCAGCGAGACGAACCTCCAGATAATCTCACTCCTCAGGACAGACTCCCTGAACACAAGAGAAATAGCCCGGCTTCTCCAGAAGGACGAAACGCAGATCTCCAGGGGATTAAGGGGCCTTGAGAGGATGGGCATCGTTGAGGGAAGGTGGGTTCGGCTGAGGGGCAGAAACGTCAAGTTATACTCCCTCAAGTGCGATGAGTTCAGCGTCCGTTTCACAGCGGGGGGAGTCGAGGTGGTTATGGGGGAGACCGTTTACCACCGCCCCCAGCCGCTCCCGGCATCCAGCGCTCCGGAGGTGGAGAACTTCGTCGGGAGGGATGAGGAACTGAAACTCCTCAAAGGAAGCTCCCCTGTCGTAGCCGTGTTCGGGATAGCCGGGATAGGGAAATCCAGCCTCGTGGCAAGGGCCTTCGATGACGCCTTCTGGTATTCAATGGATGGGAGCGAGAGCCTTGAGTACATCGCCTGGCGGATGGCACTCCACCTGAACATGAAGGGATTCCCGGAACTGATCGAATACCTGCGCGCCGGAGGGCGGGATACCAAATCCATAAAGGGGCTGATTCTCGAGGGGATCGAGGAAACACGCTCAGTCATAGTCTTCGAGGACGTCCACAAGTGCACCGATGGTGAAATCGAGTCGTTCCTGCGGTTCCTATCCTCCAGAGTCGAGAGGGGAAAGCTCGTTCTCATATCAAGGGAAAAACCACGGGTGGATTACGAGAGGGTTCTTTTCATACACCTCAGGGGGTTGAAAGTCGAGGAGTCTCACAGGCTTTTGAGTCTCAGGATACCGGGCATAACACCAGAGGAGGCGGTAAGGTTACACCACTTAACCCTGGGTCATCCCCTGCTTCTAGCTCTCGCCGCGGAGGCCCGGGGAGTAGCTGGGGACAGGACTTCCCTCTTCGAATACCTGCTGGGGGAGATATACGAGAAGCTGGACGAGAGGGAGAGGCTTGTGCTCCAGGTTCTGGCACTGTTCGATGAGCCCGTGGAGTTATCGGCCCTCAAGAGAATGACGTACGGAAGCGCATTCCTGGTCCTGTACTCCCTCCTGAACAAGGGACTCGTGGAGAGAAAGGGCGAGAGCTATTACCTCCATGACCTCCTCAGGGCGTTCATAAGGGAAATCAGTGAGGTTGATGAGAAGAGCCATTACAGGGAGTACATCTCGTATCTCCTGGAGAAAAACACCGCCAGGGATTTCTTAACGGCCTTTAAGTATGCCATCAGGCTAGGAGACGAGGAGATGATAGCTGATATCACCGAACTGAGGATAAGAAGGCTCTGGAGGGTTGCACTGGACTTTCCGACGGCATACATGAGGCTCCTCAGAAAGGTGGAGGATAGTCCCTACGCAAAGAAGGAGATGGCAAGGCTCTACTTCAACAGAGGATTCTTCGAGAGGGCGCTGGGTCTCTGGCATAAAGCCCTGGAGGACATCGAAGGGGACTTTCACAGATTTGACGTCCTAATGATGCTCGTCGACGTCCACTGCGAGATGGGAAACATCGAACTGGCGGAAGGGACTCTCAGCGAGCTCGAGGGAATTTTCAGAAGCCACAAAGACGACCCGTACATCAAGCTGGGGTACTACATCGAGCTCACGAAGGTGCGGACGTTCAAGAGGGAGCGCGAGAAGGCCCTAGAAGGCGCCTTCAAAGAGCTTGAGGCAGTGAGGAGCTACCCGGAGCCGTATCCCGAACTCGAGGCGCTGATCCTCTACCACATAGGCTACCTCTACGTCGAGCTTGGCGAGCTTCAGCGGGCGCTGACATACTACAGGGAGGGTCTTGAGACGGCTAAGGCCTACAGCCTCCCATTCATGATGAACCTCGGATACCTTCAGATGGGTATAGTCCAGTATTACCTCCGGAACTTCAACGAGGCCACTGGCAACGCAGGGAAGGCGGCTGAGTACTTCCTGGGGGTTAGAAACTATCGCAGAGCTCTGGACGCGCTCTTCAGGCTGACGGTGTCCCTCATGGGGCTGGGGGAGTATGGAAAAGCCGAGAACCAGGCTAAGAAAATGGCGGAGATAACACAGAGCACGAACTACCCCCTGGGATGGACGGCATACTTACTCATCGGAATCCTGAGAGAGCTCAGGGGGGAAGATGGGGAGCAATATCTGGAAACGGGCCTGGAAAAGCTCCGGGAAAACGACTACCTCTGCAGAGGGTTCTTTGAAGAGCTCACAGTGCTCTTCGACGAGAAAGACGTCAATTCCTGGCTTTCCAGAGGTTCTAACCCCTGA
- a CDS encoding NAD(P)-dependent malic enzyme, giving the protein MDARDFHRDNFPGNGKIEVIPKVPLTKETLSLAYTPGVAEVSMAIANGEDPCEYTNRCNTVAVVSDGTRVLGLGDVGASPALPVMEGKALLFKAFGGVDAFPLVLAEKDPDKFIEVVKAISPSFGGINLEDIASPKCFYILERLRSELDIPIFHDDQQGTASVVLAGLINALKVVGKRLDGITVALFGAGAAGFATLKIITRAGVRPENIRVVELVDGKPRVLTPDLPIEELFPHRGELLSKTNGEGIEGGPVEALNGADVLISFTRPGPGVIKPEWIELMADDAIVFPLANPTPEILPEEAKKAGARIIATGRSDYPNQVNNLLGFPAIFRGALDVRARTITDGMIIAASKAMASVIEPSEEEIIPSPFHPEVHPKVARAVAEEAMRENVARIRVRGEEVEERLRRWREFYEREIALLNDRRGSYR; this is encoded by the coding sequence ATGGACGCGAGGGACTTCCACAGAGACAACTTCCCTGGAAACGGGAAGATTGAAGTTATCCCCAAGGTTCCCCTCACGAAGGAAACCCTCAGCCTCGCCTACACCCCCGGTGTGGCGGAGGTATCGATGGCGATAGCAAACGGAGAAGACCCCTGCGAGTACACCAACAGGTGCAACACGGTCGCTGTTGTAAGCGATGGCACGAGGGTGCTGGGCCTCGGCGATGTCGGAGCTTCGCCGGCACTCCCCGTCATGGAGGGAAAAGCTCTGCTCTTCAAGGCCTTCGGTGGGGTGGATGCTTTCCCGCTCGTTCTGGCCGAGAAGGACCCTGACAAGTTCATAGAGGTCGTAAAAGCCATTTCGCCCTCCTTCGGGGGGATAAACCTTGAGGACATAGCATCGCCAAAGTGCTTCTACATCCTCGAAAGGCTCCGCAGCGAGCTGGACATCCCAATCTTCCACGACGACCAGCAGGGGACGGCTTCGGTTGTTCTGGCAGGGCTGATAAACGCCCTCAAGGTCGTTGGCAAGAGGCTGGACGGGATAACCGTCGCCCTCTTCGGTGCCGGGGCGGCCGGCTTCGCGACGCTGAAGATAATAACCAGGGCAGGGGTAAGGCCGGAGAACATCAGGGTTGTGGAGCTGGTCGATGGGAAGCCGAGGGTTCTGACCCCTGACCTGCCGATTGAGGAACTCTTTCCCCACAGGGGAGAACTGCTCTCCAAAACGAACGGTGAGGGAATCGAGGGCGGCCCAGTGGAAGCCCTAAACGGCGCCGACGTGCTCATATCCTTCACGAGGCCCGGGCCCGGCGTTATAAAGCCGGAGTGGATAGAGCTCATGGCCGACGACGCGATAGTCTTTCCGCTGGCAAATCCAACCCCCGAGATACTTCCGGAGGAGGCGAAGAAAGCCGGGGCGAGGATAATAGCGACGGGAAGGAGCGACTACCCAAACCAGGTGAACAACCTCCTCGGCTTTCCTGCGATTTTTAGGGGAGCACTTGACGTCAGGGCCAGAACCATAACCGACGGCATGATAATAGCGGCTTCAAAGGCGATGGCGTCGGTAATAGAGCCGAGCGAGGAGGAGATAATCCCGTCCCCCTTCCACCCGGAGGTCCACCCGAAAGTTGCTAGAGCGGTCGCAGAGGAAGCGATGCGTGAAAACGTTGCAAGAATACGCGTGCGCGGGGAAGAGGTGGAGGAGAGGCTGAGGCGCTGGAGGGAGTTCTACGAGCGGGAAATAGCACTCCTCAACGACCGTAGAGGGAGCTACCGTTAG
- a CDS encoding FumA C-terminus/TtdB family hydratase beta subunit, translated as MRLRTPLRERDVLNLRAGEVVYLSGTVYTARDSAHRKILELAGKELPLNLEGAVIYHCGPVVRKGGGGYEVVSAGPTTSSRMNRYLEGILSLGVRGIIGKGGMNPEPFKGRAVYFAFTGGAGSLAAKSVKHVVDVLWLEELGIPEAVWVLEVEDFPLIVAIDANGSSLYGR; from the coding sequence ATGAGACTGAGAACTCCCCTGCGCGAGAGGGACGTCCTGAATCTCAGGGCCGGCGAGGTCGTTTACCTCTCCGGGACAGTTTACACCGCCAGGGATTCGGCACACAGAAAAATCCTTGAGCTGGCCGGGAAAGAGCTTCCCCTCAACCTTGAGGGCGCGGTAATCTACCACTGCGGGCCAGTCGTGAGGAAAGGCGGTGGGGGCTATGAGGTAGTCTCTGCAGGCCCGACTACGAGTTCAAGAATGAACCGCTACCTGGAGGGGATTCTCTCCCTCGGCGTCCGCGGGATAATAGGAAAGGGAGGCATGAACCCGGAGCCCTTTAAAGGCCGCGCCGTTTACTTCGCCTTCACCGGTGGAGCCGGCTCCCTCGCGGCGAAGAGCGTAAAGCACGTCGTTGACGTTCTCTGGCTGGAGGAGCTCGGTATTCCTGAGGCGGTGTGGGTTCTTGAAGTCGAGGACTTCCCGCTGATTGTGGCGATAGACGCTAACGGTAGCTCCCTCTACGGTCGTTGA